Part of the Candidatus Dadabacteria bacterium genome, CCTCGCAGACCTGTGGGGGTCGTATTCTATGGTCGCGACCGTGCCGGGAACTCCCGCCTTGTTCCTTTTGAAGTCCACCATTCTGTAACGCCTTTTGTGCCCGCCGCCGCGATTGTAGGACGATATTCTGCCGCCCGCCCCTCTGCCCGCCTTGCGGGGAGACGGAGATGTAAGCGGCTTGTGCGGAGAGGACGAGGTAACTTCCGAGAAATCCTCTCCCGTTCTGAAACGCGTTCCCGGAGATGTGGGGTTAAACTTTCTTATTCCCATTACAGTCCCTCAAAAATTTCTATGGTTCCCTCAACCACTTTCACATACGCCTTCTTGATGCCGGGCCTTCTTCCCGCAAGACGCCCCGCGCGTTTGACCGTCTTGCCGGGCATCGTGGAGGTTCGCACCCCGCCCACTTTCACGCCGAACACTTTCTCAACGGCGTCCTTGATCTGGTGTTTCTTTGACCTCTCGTCAACGGAAAACACATACCACCCCTTATCACGGAGGGAAAAACTCTTCTCCGTAACAACCGGCGCTTTGAGTATGCTGTGCGCGCTGTTCAATGGACAAGCGCCTCCTGCACCGATTTGACCGCCTCAACGGTAAGTATCAGGGATTCAAACCCAAGCGTGTCGTAAACATTGACGCCGGACGCCGAAAGCATCTTCACTCCGGGAATGTTGTTTGCCGACTTCGCAAAATTCTCCCAGTCCGCCCCCGGAACGTCTATAAAAAGGGCGCCGGTAACGCCGAATGCGGAAAGCATATCGGCAACCTGCCGCGTCTTTATCTCCGGAAGGCTCAATTCCTGAACAACCTTTATGCCCCCGTCTCCGAGGCGAGCCGAAAGCGCCGACCTGAGCGCCTGTTTTCTGACTTTGCGCGGAACATTGAAAGACCAGTCTTTGGGCTTGGGCCCGAATGTAACCCCGCCCTTTCTCCAAATGGGCGAACGTATTGAACCGTGCCGGGCGCGTCCGGAATGCTTCTGCCTCCACGGCTTGGAGCCGCCGCCCCTAACTTCGCTGCGGGTCTTGGTTGAGGCGGTGCCGCTTCTCGCCGCCGCCAGTTGCCACCTGACGACAACCTGCATGAGGTCCTCCCTGACGGGAGACTCAAAAACCTCGCTCATCAACTCAAGCGAACCGGATTTGTTTCCGGCAATGTCGTAAACTTCAACCGTCGGCACGCTGACCGCCCCCCTTGACCGAATATCTTATAAACACACCCGCGCCGCGCGGACCCGGAACAGAGCCTTTCACCGCCACGAGGTTTTTCTCCGCATCAACCGAAACCACCCTCAAGCCCTGAGAGGTAATGCGGCCT contains:
- the rplW gene encoding 50S ribosomal protein L23 codes for the protein MNSAHSILKAPVVTEKSFSLRDKGWYVFSVDERSKKHQIKDAVEKVFGVKVGGVRTSTMPGKTVKRAGRLAGRRPGIKKAYVKVVEGTIEIFEGL
- the rplD gene encoding 50S ribosomal protein L4 — its product is MPTVEVYDIAGNKSGSLELMSEVFESPVREDLMQVVVRWQLAAARSGTASTKTRSEVRGGGSKPWRQKHSGRARHGSIRSPIWRKGGVTFGPKPKDWSFNVPRKVRKQALRSALSARLGDGGIKVVQELSLPEIKTRQVADMLSAFGVTGALFIDVPGADWENFAKSANNIPGVKMLSASGVNVYDTLGFESLILTVEAVKSVQEALVH